Proteins co-encoded in one Saprospira grandis genomic window:
- a CDS encoding SWIM zinc finger family protein — MLFNYKYGGTSSVKNKAGQTAMSFAPDSLREPTFFVGQLHKKIAFREAISALNAVVVSDLRFKPRDKSAYLAWAKEQEEVWLAQYLGEIAGDEANIKQRIEDISVELAGVEEQERGVMQHFYKKQREYFNYLYKKDFDAWIVLDPVITTHPDSIFFECFSQDESTYGKLSCGYNVFKNIDEFSCGTTNIDYSAALYNEFQKIRNYKETDFRVDPSGFEIQTEDQDLYKEVKIDLPESWVRGFLQVSSAMTMPLIRFDLHPMDIHSICQLLRRFKETHGPRSLRFQLRPGQPVKVLVEPWNKEIICRRSIYHGPKAEEVRIWGRRRLLILERLIPQAKKFTVSFLGSGLPSFYEAQLEGDMVFTLGLSGWTDNDWSRAGNFDLLAPRLEVDDWTKQTVFEALKSTYFESVDSLAERLELGTDIVSASLQAYTQAGRVIFDPTLGVYRLRELHREPLDMKLLRFASPQEEKANKILDQNRLSNLSAESQQNGQTRLSAQIKGQQRNYQCQLLIDADDRMVQAECNCNHFQMNKLRKGPCEHILATRMAHNRKTGKLI; from the coding sequence ATGTTATTTAATTATAAGTATGGAGGAACTTCCTCTGTGAAGAATAAAGCTGGGCAAACGGCCATGTCCTTTGCCCCCGATAGTTTGCGCGAGCCTACTTTTTTTGTGGGCCAATTGCATAAGAAAATTGCCTTTAGAGAAGCCATCTCTGCCTTGAATGCCGTAGTGGTTTCTGATCTTCGCTTCAAACCTCGTGATAAATCTGCCTATTTGGCCTGGGCCAAGGAGCAGGAAGAGGTTTGGTTGGCCCAATACCTTGGCGAAATTGCTGGAGATGAGGCCAATATTAAACAACGTATCGAAGATATTTCGGTAGAATTGGCTGGGGTAGAAGAGCAGGAACGAGGCGTAATGCAGCATTTCTACAAAAAACAAAGAGAGTATTTTAATTACCTCTATAAAAAGGATTTTGATGCTTGGATCGTCCTAGATCCCGTCATCACGACCCATCCCGATAGCATTTTCTTTGAGTGCTTTAGCCAAGATGAATCTACTTATGGTAAGCTTAGCTGTGGCTATAATGTCTTTAAGAATATTGATGAGTTTTCTTGCGGAACAACCAATATTGATTACTCTGCAGCCCTTTATAATGAGTTTCAAAAGATTCGGAATTATAAGGAAACCGATTTTCGGGTAGATCCTTCTGGCTTTGAAATCCAAACAGAGGACCAAGATTTATATAAGGAGGTCAAAATTGACCTACCCGAAAGCTGGGTCCGCGGCTTCCTCCAAGTGAGCTCTGCCATGACGATGCCACTCATTCGCTTTGATTTGCATCCCATGGACATTCATAGCATTTGCCAGCTTTTACGCCGCTTTAAGGAAACGCATGGCCCTCGTTCTTTGCGCTTTCAGCTTCGCCCCGGGCAGCCCGTTAAAGTGCTGGTAGAACCTTGGAATAAAGAAATTATCTGTCGCCGCTCTATTTATCATGGGCCAAAAGCAGAGGAGGTCCGCATTTGGGGCCGCCGCCGTTTGCTCATCTTGGAGCGCCTGATTCCACAAGCCAAAAAATTTACGGTTAGCTTCCTCGGCTCTGGTTTGCCTTCTTTTTATGAGGCCCAACTAGAGGGAGATATGGTCTTTACTTTGGGTCTTTCTGGCTGGACCGATAACGATTGGTCTAGAGCGGGCAATTTTGATCTGCTCGCCCCTCGCTTAGAGGTAGACGATTGGACTAAACAAACCGTTTTTGAGGCCCTCAAAAGCACTTATTTCGAGTCGGTAGATAGCTTGGCCGAACGCCTAGAGTTAGGTACGGATATCGTCAGCGCTTCCTTGCAAGCCTATACCCAAGCGGGCCGAGTGATTTTTGATCCTACTCTAGGCGTTTACCGCCTGCGGGAATTGCATCGGGAACCACTCGATATGAAATTGCTCCGCTTTGCCTCGCCACAGGAGGAAAAAGCCAACAAGATTTTGGACCAAAACCGCCTCAGCAATTTATCGGCAGAGTCGCAGCAAAATGGCCAAACTCGACTATCGGCACAGATCAAAGGACAACAGCGCAATTACCAATGCCAACTCCTCATCGATGCCGATGACCGCATGGTCCAAGCCGAATGCAATTGCAACCATTTTCAAATGAATAAATTGCGCAAAGGCCCCTGCGAACATATCCTAGCTACTCGTATGGCTCATAATCGCAAAACTGGAAAACTGATCTAG
- a CDS encoding WGR domain-containing protein — translation MKLIEQKRLHFKQGNSDKVYEVDLCELEAGAFLVNFRYGKTGGPLREGSKTPTPVDETKARSLYNKLLQDKMKKGYLDVSEKSQAKQVAAIQPPDKSLQGAEAQAAWILYHLQLAQLDPAAQKARNWKLSRVAWRAASLNIKAAGPYCWALFEQNHRGKSIDDMELYSLLWATAQLDTAVEDPSNLLTFWRSKKKAPTAKKLAPFVYWELADAAGQQALLEEELPKLPELWQKALDRKDNDALAYQLRKAKGDKSMEQAFAMLYLLSPAMPYCRKTLVEVICEMEFRPNSFRLLSRLFKMATFRKDAQFWGALAYRFEKASPQYRMPRRNNQYVWVSYNRMRPKDELTKENSRLAFSNLTKDYFSDYMRKELDQLGQKGDIAYVAMATSLLLQYDDSRDGRTDRREKNWRFDNKKQRWIASVYHYPSYSKELIFNEILYANSQRYVYSSMKQEWVYGKHYDPDMPLPAPFSETKYADLWRQEPKAFLHLMAEAKSQKVLEFAHTAFMAHPEAKSLQKRLGLSYWKQLLSRSYQPLQTWALQEIVANYEKSGKPTAILLYLLDHDYAKAREQALAWLEADFFDYFADLDLVYSLLLHQRKDLRNWAQEALGRIVEVYEPAKRQALLGRLLGFLLRSGQDQQVLMREVESLLKRYFVKETQQLSLDLIGKFLRLPLAQQQAFGLHLLKGHAADATQIPFEDIQYLFGKTADYWRYGLELLRHSSEQKLLQEGDFLLGLLEHPEEDVRLASREVLAPLYAQNQAFAVAQMQALLRKLIRKEKIEGLHALFADILTSELEGHLAEVDRKFIFRLLNAKYAPAQELAAVLIDRYIPYESLSVANTVRLANHEIVAVRELAWKMFKEQKDRMRYEREEALRLLDVDWADSRQFAFDFFGQSYTADDWNPSLMVGICDSVRQDVQQFGRQLITRFFEEEDGPMYLEQLSQHPRPELQLYATNYLERFGAGHPERILSLRDYFYTVLAQVNKGRMAKDRIWSFLAKEAKASFEVAQFLSDLATFISATAAIGDKEQAVIVLRDLQDQYPLLEQPIAIHDYPTQS, via the coding sequence CTGATAAAGTATATGAAGTAGACCTTTGCGAATTGGAAGCAGGGGCCTTTCTAGTTAATTTCCGTTATGGAAAAACGGGCGGCCCTTTAAGAGAGGGCAGCAAAACGCCCACGCCTGTAGATGAAACCAAGGCCCGCAGTCTGTACAATAAATTGCTACAGGATAAAATGAAAAAGGGCTATTTGGATGTATCTGAAAAGAGTCAGGCCAAGCAAGTGGCGGCTATTCAGCCCCCAGATAAATCCCTGCAAGGAGCAGAAGCTCAGGCGGCCTGGATCCTCTACCATTTACAGCTCGCTCAACTAGATCCAGCGGCCCAAAAGGCCCGCAACTGGAAGCTGTCTAGGGTCGCTTGGCGTGCCGCTAGTCTTAACATCAAAGCGGCTGGACCCTATTGCTGGGCCCTTTTTGAGCAAAACCATAGAGGCAAATCTATAGACGATATGGAGCTCTATAGCCTACTTTGGGCTACGGCTCAACTCGATACCGCAGTAGAGGACCCCAGCAACTTATTAACTTTTTGGCGAAGCAAGAAAAAAGCGCCTACGGCTAAAAAACTAGCGCCCTTTGTCTATTGGGAACTAGCCGATGCCGCTGGACAACAGGCTTTGCTTGAAGAGGAACTGCCCAAACTCCCTGAACTCTGGCAAAAGGCCTTGGATCGTAAAGATAATGATGCTTTGGCCTATCAGCTACGCAAGGCCAAGGGAGATAAAAGTATGGAGCAAGCATTTGCTATGCTTTATTTATTGTCTCCGGCCATGCCCTATTGTCGCAAGACATTAGTAGAGGTCATTTGCGAAATGGAGTTCCGACCCAATAGCTTCCGTTTGCTGAGTCGCCTCTTTAAAATGGCGACCTTTCGCAAGGATGCACAGTTTTGGGGCGCCTTGGCCTACCGCTTTGAAAAAGCGAGCCCGCAGTATAGAATGCCCCGCAGAAATAATCAATATGTTTGGGTAAGCTATAACCGTATGCGGCCCAAAGATGAGTTGACCAAAGAAAATAGCCGTCTGGCCTTCTCCAATTTGACTAAGGACTACTTTAGCGATTATATGCGTAAAGAGTTGGACCAATTGGGACAAAAGGGAGATATCGCTTATGTCGCTATGGCCACAAGTCTCCTCCTTCAATATGATGATAGCCGAGATGGCCGCACAGATCGCCGAGAAAAGAACTGGCGATTTGATAATAAGAAACAGCGCTGGATCGCCAGCGTATATCATTATCCTAGCTATTCTAAGGAGCTGATCTTTAACGAGATTCTTTATGCCAATAGTCAGCGATATGTTTATTCTTCTATGAAACAGGAATGGGTTTACGGCAAACATTATGATCCAGATATGCCCTTGCCAGCCCCCTTTTCAGAAACTAAATATGCCGACCTTTGGCGGCAGGAGCCCAAGGCCTTTCTGCATTTGATGGCCGAGGCCAAAAGCCAAAAGGTTCTAGAGTTTGCCCATACGGCATTTATGGCCCATCCCGAGGCCAAGAGCTTACAAAAACGACTGGGCTTGTCTTACTGGAAACAGTTGCTGAGCCGTTCTTATCAGCCCCTACAAACTTGGGCCCTGCAAGAAATTGTGGCCAATTATGAAAAATCAGGCAAGCCTACGGCTATCCTGCTTTACCTTTTGGACCATGATTATGCAAAGGCTAGAGAGCAGGCTTTGGCTTGGCTAGAAGCTGACTTCTTTGACTACTTTGCCGATCTAGATTTGGTCTATAGCCTTTTATTGCACCAACGCAAAGATTTGAGAAATTGGGCACAAGAGGCCTTAGGACGTATCGTGGAGGTTTATGAACCTGCCAAGCGTCAAGCACTCTTGGGCCGTTTGCTGGGCTTCTTGCTCCGCTCGGGCCAAGATCAACAGGTCCTAATGAGAGAGGTGGAGTCCTTACTGAAGCGCTACTTTGTCAAGGAAACCCAACAACTCAGCCTAGATTTAATCGGGAAGTTTTTACGCTTGCCTTTGGCTCAGCAACAAGCCTTCGGTTTGCATTTGCTTAAGGGGCATGCAGCAGACGCTACACAAATTCCCTTTGAAGATATTCAATACCTCTTTGGCAAAACAGCCGATTATTGGCGCTATGGCTTAGAACTTCTCCGCCACTCTTCAGAGCAGAAGCTCTTGCAAGAAGGCGACTTTCTTTTGGGCCTTTTAGAGCATCCTGAAGAGGATGTACGCTTGGCCAGCCGTGAAGTTTTGGCCCCACTCTATGCCCAAAACCAAGCTTTTGCGGTGGCGCAAATGCAAGCGCTCTTGCGTAAACTGATCCGCAAAGAAAAAATTGAGGGCTTGCACGCGCTCTTTGCAGATATCTTAACTAGCGAATTAGAGGGCCATTTGGCAGAGGTAGACCGGAAGTTTATTTTCCGCCTGCTCAATGCAAAATATGCTCCCGCACAAGAGTTGGCCGCAGTCTTAATTGATCGCTATATCCCTTATGAATCGCTTTCTGTTGCGAATACCGTTCGTCTGGCCAATCATGAAATTGTAGCCGTTCGCGAGCTCGCTTGGAAAATGTTTAAGGAACAAAAAGATCGTATGCGCTACGAAAGAGAAGAGGCTTTGCGTCTACTAGATGTAGATTGGGCCGATTCTCGACAATTTGCCTTTGATTTCTTTGGCCAAAGCTATACCGCTGATGATTGGAACCCTAGTCTGATGGTGGGCATCTGCGATTCGGTTCGCCAGGATGTACAGCAGTTTGGTCGCCAACTCATTACTCGTTTCTTTGAGGAAGAGGATGGCCCCATGTACTTGGAGCAATTGAGTCAGCACCCCCGTCCAGAACTACAACTGTATGCAACCAATTATTTGGAGCGCTTTGGGGCTGGACATCCCGAGCGGATTCTATCGCTACGCGATTATTTTTATACGGTTTTGGCCCAAGTGAACAAGGGCCGAATGGCCAAAGATCGCATCTGGAGCTTTTTAGCCAAAGAGGCCAAAGCTTCTTTTGAAGTAGCGCAATTCCTCTCTGATTTAGCCACTTTTATCTCGGCCACTGCAGCTATTGGCGATAAGGAGCAGGCCGTTATTGTGCTACGCGATTTGCAGGACCAATACCCCTTGCTCGAACAGCCTATTGCGATTCATGATTATCCCACTCAATCTTAG